ACCACCTGAAAGTAGAGCCGTTCAAAAACCTGTTTAAAACATTTGCTTAATTcttataattgaatattatttttctctaataattcctatatttataaagaattgCGAAAACTGTAAACAGTTAATATTTGTATCGATATAAAGGATTCCACTAATACGAACCAGCacaacaattttgtattaaaataatgtaacattataCGGGGCATAAAAATGTCTGATGataattaagaataataatttaatcaaaagttttttgataaaataggaGAACAAggctgtataaaaatatattcaaatatttatttcaaagtaccTGTTTTCTACCATTTACTACCATGCATGATACAAAATTCTATAgttatatcataaatttctGTACTGGCAACGCCATATTTCCCCAAAAATAACAGTGCTTCGTGcttccatttttatttaccgGAATAAAACTCCggagataaatattaaataatactagaaaatacataaaaacagtaaaaatgtcGAAAGCTCACCCTCCAGAATTGAAGAAGTAAGTTTTATTTCGAATTCAGCGTGTATTTAGTGCCAATGATGTAGCGTCTTACGCACGCCATTACGATAACCTAAACagcattttgtttattacttattttcgTATAAATATAGTTGAAAAATCTATGCACAGAAGTAAATCCTCtcttatatttttcattgaaatattttgttgttaattttcaGGTTTATGGACAAGaaactttcaataaaattgaacgCCGGGCGAGCAGTCACTGGTGTTCTACGAGGATTTGATCCCTTTATGAATTTAGTGTTGGATGAATCTGTAGAAGAATGCAAAGATGGACAAAGGAATAACATCGGCATGGTGGTAGGTGATCACACTTTGAGATATTCAGTATATTGACAACAGTTTTTCTGTCTGTTTTGAGGAAAGACTTCGTTTATCCATTCGGGTCTACCAGCTTTTGCTTGCGAGGATTTTGCGCTATCCAAAAATTCCTCAGCTAGAAGCCTAACAATGTAGTTCAATAAAGTAGGTTTTTAATGTCACTTTGCTGACAATGCCTAAgaagttataaattatatctagTTGCAAAGAGGTTATGATGAGACACATATAAATAAGCAACTGACGTGCCCTGGCATTGATCAGACTACTTCAATACCAATGTGTCTATTAGATATGTTTGTTATGAACTACGAGCCCAATTGCAAGGCTATTGTTTTGTTCTACACAATAATTATGAGTGTGATTGTTCAGTTAATAAT
This Anticarsia gemmatalis isolate Benzon Research Colony breed Stoneville strain chromosome 25, ilAntGemm2 primary, whole genome shotgun sequence DNA region includes the following protein-coding sequences:
- the SNRPG gene encoding small nuclear ribonucleoprotein G is translated as MSKAHPPELKKFMDKKLSIKLNAGRAVTGVLRGFDPFMNLVLDESVEECKDGQRNNIGMVVIRGNSIVMLESLDRI